GTCTGACCGGCACCTTCATTGCAATTGTTGACAACGCGGAAGCCGCCCTCGGCAAAACCATGCTGTTCGGCCAGCCGGGCGGCCACCTGGTAGACATGACCGACAAGATCGTTATCCTCCGCCGCAAGGTCCAGGGTGGTGCGAATATGCTTGCGCGGAATGATCAGGTAATGATGGGGAGACTGCGGAGCGATATCCTGCAGCACCACCAACCGGTCGTCCTGATAAATGAACGTTCCCGGAATCTCACCGGCTATGATTTTACAGAAAAGACAGTTGTCCGCCATCGTTGTGTTTCTCCTCGCCACCGGCCGCAACCTTGAGCCCCTCGCCGCCCAGGGACAGCAGATGCCACCCCTCGCGCATGGCCCTTCGGCGCAAGCCTTCGTCATGACTGAATAAGATAACCTGCTGACCGGCCGTGTATTGCTCCAGAACCTTCAACGCCTGGCCGCGGCGTTTTTTGTCCAGATTGCCAAGCGGTTCATCGAGTAACAGCGGCAGGCGCAAAGGTTCGTCGCGCAGGCCGTTCAACGCCATGCAGGATGCCAGTTGCAGCAGCATCCGGGTGGCGCTGCCGAAACGCTCCTGGGACAGCCAGTTGCCATTCGGGCCGGGCAGTTGCAGCTGGTAATCCTCCGTAACCCGTACCTGCTCGATGGCGCCGCCGGTCAAGCCTGAGAGCAATCGGGCGAGCAGACTTGCGAAGGCATCCCTGTCGACAGAGGTCGGTTCGGCAAGAGCCTCGCGCAGCTGATCGCAGGCTGTCCGAAGAGTCTCCCTGCGCTGTTTGAGCTGTGTTTCCCGGAGCCGCAGTGCTTCGCCCCGGGCTTCGATGCGCGACCGGGCGTCGAGCAGTTCGTCAAGACCGGAAGGGTTTTGTTGAGCGGACGGAGGGTCCTCACTTTGTTGCGGGCAGGCTTCGGCGCTGACTGTGCCGGAGATTGCCGCACCGCTTGCCAAACACGCATCACCGGTACCATGGGTTTCGGCGGGACCGGAAGATGCGGCATCCGGATGGCCGGTTACGGCTGGCGCTGTATCGAGGCTGCGCAATTGTTCCAGCAATTGCTGATGGCGTGGAAGATTTTTCTGCAGACGCACCATGTCCACCGGCGACAGTGCAAAGCCGAGCTGCTCAAGGCGTTCGTTCAGGACGTTGAGCTGTTCCTGGAGTTCACCTACCCCTTGTTCCAGGGCGTCAATCTGCCGGTCGCTCTGCCGTCCGGCTTCGCGAACCTGCAAACACTTCCGGAAGTGCCAGCCGACCACCGCCGCGGTTGCCAGCAGGCCGCTGCCGGCAGCCAGCCATCCCGATTGCAGCCGCGCCCAGAACAGCGCCGCGGCCCAGACCCCCGCGAGCTGAATCCCCGGTCCTTTCCGGGATGGCATGCGGCAGCGGCGGCGCTCCTCCTGACGCGCGCCAAGGGCGCGTTTCTGCTCCGCCATCGCCTGACGCAATTCCCCGTGAGCAATCAGCAACTCGGAAAGCTCGCATGGCATGTGCCGGGGCAAACCGGTTTTTGCCAGTTCAGCCTCCAGGGCGGCACGCTGATCGTTCAGGTCGCCTTGAACTCCGTGCTCCGCAAGCAGCGGCGTAGCAGCCGTCTGGCTGAAAGCCTCCGCGGAGCGCGAACAATCCGTGGCCACCTCGCCTTGCGTCACGATGTCCTGGTCCGACACCGTTTCGCCACCTTCCCGCGCGGCCTCGCTGTTCTGAAGACCCCGGATAGTGTCCTGCAGGGCAAACCATTCCTGTTCGAGTTCGCCCAACTGCCGGGCGATAACCTCCAGCTGTCCGTCTCCGGCGCAGGGCAATCCCCAGGGATTGGCGCTGGAAAGCGCCAGGTATTCGGCCTGCAGGTCTTTCAGGCGCTCCTGCATGGCGCCCGCACCCCCATCAGACAGACAAATCTCCAGATGGTCCGTCGGCAGGCCGCCAACCCCGTTAAAGGTGTCCCGATACAACATCGCTTCGAGAAATTCACGCTGACACAGTCCCAGGCCGTCCCGCAGGCAAGCCAGATAGGCTGCCCGATCCGCCACGGCGTCCGCAGCCTCCGGAAAACCGCAGAACTTCTGTTGCAGCTCGCTGTCCAGAGTCCCTTCGAACCACTGCACCTTGCCGGACACAAAATCCCGAGTCACCCTGATGCGCCGTTCGCCAGACGTCAGAACCACTGCCGCCCGGCACATTCCGGGACGCTCCCAGGGCATGATTCGCGCCACATCGGGGGCACCGAACAGCACCGACGGGACCGCCTGCGCCAGAGTGGATTTGCCGGATTCATTGGGGCCTGACACCAGGTTCATGCCGGGTGCGAAATCAATGGCTTCATCCACAAAGCATCCGAAGGCCTGCAGTTCAAGCCGCAGCAGCATCATAAGGCGTCTCCATGCGAGGATTGCAGGCGAATCCGGATTGCCCGCAGCACGGCTTCCGGTCGCCGTCGTTCGATTCCGGCGTGGCCCGCTTTTCGGGATCCCACCCTGCGCAGCAGCCGGCCGGCCGGCTGGTCATCGCATCTGCCGGTCGCAGGTTCTTGCCACGCGTGAAAACCATATCCGAAATGCAGATCGGCAGTGTACGAAATACGTATCATATCCATCGTGTCGGCAGGATGAAAAGGTCAAATCGCGACAGCTTAAACGGGGCGGTGGCGGTGCCCACCTTCCCGGCGCTTGTCCCACCATCCGCGATCGGCTCGGGCGCCAAGCGCTTCGCCGGTGATGATCAGGGTCAAATCAGCCCGCCCCTGCGGCCCCCAAAAGGGACATTGCTGCGCCTTGCCGGCGATATCGTCAAGCGTGCCGATCAGCAGGCGCTGCCCCGGCAAACTGACCCTGTGAACCAGTGCCACGGGCTGATTGCAGCCATAACCGCTACGCAGCCGTGCGACAAGCTCCGCCAGAGGGTAATGATTCATGTAGATCAGCAGCGTCACGCCCGGCCGTGCCACATCCTCCAGGGACGGCGCCCCGGGACTTTCGGCCAGTGCCCGCGTTGAAACCAGGATCGTGCGGGTGCAGGAACCGGACAGGTTCAGGGTCCTTTTCAGAAGGGCCGATGCGGCATTGGCGACGCCGACGCCGGGTACCACCTCGGCCCTGTCGCCAAGCGCTTCGATCAACGCCTGAAATGGCGAAAAAAAAGTCAGATCCCCCGGCTGCAGGAAAACCACATCGCCTTCTGTCAGCAGCATATCGAGCCGCGCCAAAAGATCGTCAAAACCAAAATCGAAGGGATCGAAAACCGGCCGGTCGCCGATCAGGCCTGCAAAGCTTTGATCCAGGGGCGGGAAAGTAAACACCGCCCGGCAGCGTTTCAGAAGGGCCGCCCCTCGCAGGGTGAGCAACATCGGATCGCCGGGTCCGGCGCCGACAAAACAGACACGGTTCACGCGTCTGCCCCCTTGCGCAGATAAATCAGAAACTCGCGATTGCCCTTGGGTCCCAGAATGGGGCTTTCCGTTATCCCCAGCACCTGGCAGTCAAGGGTTTCGGCCAACTGCGCAATACGCTCGACCACCGCCTGATGCTGGCCGGCATCCCGGACCACCCCCCCCTTGCCGACCGCGCCCCGTCCGACCTCGAACTGGGGTTTGATCAGGGCCACCACCTCGGCCCGATCGGCCAACAGCGCCAGGGTCGCGGGCAACACCTTGTCCAGGGATATGAACGAGGCATCGATCACCGCCAGGACAGGCCGTTCGGACAGGGCCTCGGGCCGCAAATGCCGGATATTGGTGCGCTCCAGATTGATGACACGGCTGTCCTGACGCAGCGACCAGGCCAGTTGTCCATAGCCGACATCCACCGCATACACCCGCAGTGCACCGCGCTGCAGAAGGCAGTCGGTAAACCCGCCGGTGGATGCACCGACATCCATGGCGACCTTGTCCGACACATCGATGGCAAACGTCTCCAAGGCTTTTTCGAGTTTGAGTCCGCCGCGGGACACATACGGGATGTCCTCACCTTTGAGGCGCAGGGACACATCTGTGGATACCTGGGCGCCGGCCTTGTCGATGGTGTGGTGATCCACCACAACCTGGCCGGCAAGAATCAGGGCTCGTGCGCGTTCGCGGGATTGCGCCATGCCGCGCACCACCAGCAGCTTGTCAAGACGTTCCTTCTGGCCCGTGTTCTTCCCCATTTCGTCTCCCGATTCCATTTTATCCGCAGGTATCACAGGGTAGCATAGCCCCCTGTGACGGGCAACCGTTTTGCCGGATCCCCGGTGCCGACCGCCGCTTCCCGCACATCCCTCGCGGGGACCGCCCGCGGCCCCATTTTTGCATCCCTGTCCCGGGTGGCTGTCACGCCCCGGTCCCGACACACCCTGAATATTCGCAGTCTGAGAAACCGGCCCGCGCGCCTGGCTTGCGGTTTTGCCGAAAGACCTGAAGTCTTGACCGTCACGGTCACTTTTGTGGAGGTACCTGCAATGACAATGCGATATCGCGCCCCCCTTCCGGCAAAAACCCGATGCCCCTCGACATCCTTCGCCCCAAGGGGCAGCCGGCCGACAATCCTGGCCGTTGTGCTGCTGGCATGCATGATCGCCCTTGGCACCGCACCGCTGCCCTGCCAGGCAGGCGGCCCCTTGAAAGTCGCTTTTTTGTACAACAGCCCGGTCGGCGACGGTGGATGGAATCATGCCCATGAACTGGCCCGCCTGAAGCTCGGCCGCGCCTTTCCCTCCGTCAAAACCCTGGCACTGGCCAGTGTTTCGCGGGAAGATGCACCCGATGTCATGGAAAACCTGATCCGGCAGGGGGTCAGGGCCCTGTTTGCGACGGACGCCGGATTTTCCGCGGCGGCGGCCCGCCTGGCCGGCCAACATCCCGAGGTCATGTTTTTTGTGTGCGGCGGCCGCTACCGCGCCCCCAACGTCATCAGCTATGGCGGGAAAATACACCAGCCGGCCTATCTTTCCGGCATCCTCGCCGCCAGCATGTCGGTCAGACAGCGTCTCGGTTTTCTTGGGGAAGCGGCCGATCCTGCCGCGGTACGCGCCCTTAACGCCTTTGTCCTCGGCGCCCGCTCGGTACGGCCCGCCATCGCCGTGGAGGCCGCCTGGTGCGACGGCCCTCCCGAGCAGGCCGCCCGCCTCGTCAGAAAATTCTCAGGCAACGGCGTGGACGTGTACTTCAACGGCATCCGCCACCCTTCTCCGATGCAGGTCGCCATGGACCACGGCATGTTCGCCATTGGCTACGCCACCGACCTGTCCCGGTACGCCTCGGAGCGGCTACTGACCTCCGCCATTTATGACTGGTCGGTTTTTTATGCCGAAGCGATTCGCGCCCTGCAAGCCGGAACCCTCCCCCCCGGTTCCAGATACCAGGGACTGGAAACCGGCGTCACCGCTCTGGGCACCATCAGTCCGCTGGTGCCGGTGAAAGTGGTGCAGCAGGTCAAAGCCCGGGAAAAAGCCCTCAAGGAAGGCCGCCTGCAGGTATTTTCCGGTCCCATCCACGATGCCTCCGGCCAGCTTCGTGTTGCCAGGGGCACAAGTGCGAGCGAGACTCAGCTCGACGTTATGGACTGGCTGCTGCCCGGCATCCGCATCATCGCACCCACCAGGCTCGAATCCAGCGACAGGCTCAGGGTTTTCATCGTCCAGAGCTACGGTAACGATGATGTCTGTGGCATCCCGCAGGAAATCGGGATAAGGGAGGTTCTGCGGCACCGTTTTGGAAAGCGGCTTGATGTCCGCGTCCACTACATGAACACCAAGACCGTCAACAGCAGCCCCGGGCGCATGCGCACCGAAGCCGCACGGGTTTTGAAAAAAATCCGCGCCTTTGCCCCGCAACTGGTCTTTACGCTGGACGATAACGCGTTTCGGGAAGTGGGGCTGCAACTGGTCGGGCAACCGTTTCCCGTGGTGTTTTCCGGCTTGAACGGGCAGCCTCGGGATTACCACCGCGCCGTTCCCTTCCTGGACCGGCAGGGCCTGCCGGTGCGCAATGTCACCGGGGTTTACGAAAAGCTGCATCTGCAGGCGGCCCTGAACGTCATGCGGGAAGCGATGCCGGATCTTCGCCACGTCGTAGCCCTGCTTGACCGGACTCCGACCGGCCAGGCGATTCGCAAACAGCTGCAGATCGAAATGCGCGGTGCCGCAAACGGCATCCGGCTGAGCATACGCAGCGTCGCCACCATGCAGGAATACCTTCGGGAGATCCACGCGATCAACGCCAGTCCGGAAGTGCAGGCGGTGTATCCGCTGGTGTTGAGCATCAAGAATAAAAACAACCAGAGTATCGGCCCTCACGAAACCCTGCGCACCTACCTGCGCCACTGTCGCAAGCCAGGCATTCCCCTGAATTTTTCCTTTGCGCAACTCGGGCTGTTCGGCGGCGCCTCCGTTGATTTCGCCGCCATGGGGCAACAGGCCGGCAACATGGGGGTCAAGCTGCTGCAACACCACGACATCCGAACCCTGCCCATCGAATCGGCCGAGCGCTCCGTCATCACCTTCAACACCCGGCGGGCCGCCATGCTGGGCATCGAAATCCCGCACACGCTGCTGACAAGCGCGGAACTCTATACCAGCATGCCGCTGCTGAAAACATCCGGTTCTGCTTCCGCGGGAGCCAAGGGAACACCATGCAAAAAATAGTTTTTCGCAAATCCCTGACCTGCAAACTGCTGCTGGCCATCCTGCCGATGCCGATGCTGATCACCCTGATAGGGTTTCTGATCTTCGGTCGCGTAACGACCAATCATATTCTGCAGAACGGGCATACCAAGCTGCAGCAACTGGAACAGATTCACCGTGGGCTGTTCATCGCCCAGCTGGACAACTTCCGTGAGCAAAGCCTGCGCATCGCATCCGACAACCAGCTCATTATTCCGCTGAAGCTGGATGTTTCCTTCCAGCTCAAGGCCTATCTCGACCTGCTGCGCGAACAGAACGACCTTGCCTGCCTCGCGGTTTTCACCCCCGAGGCGGTGCCGGTAGCCGCCATCGGACAACTGCCGCAGCACAATCCGGATCGCCTGGCCAGCTATCTGAACCGGGCCATTACCCGCGAGCCTCTTGCCTTTTTCTCCGACATGGCGGACAAGGGAAAACCTTCCCGGCTGGCGATGATGACCTACACGCCGATCCTTTCGGGAACCCGGGTCATCGGCGTTCTGTTTACGGGCAAAACCCTGCGACTGGGACCAGCCTTCACCAACAGCCTGCTGGTCGGTTTCGGCACGGTGCAATCCCGCAGCAACGACTCGGAGTTTTTGCTGCCGCTGGTCCAAAGCGCCCGGACGCGGTCCTTCGGGGGATTGGTCCGGTCGGACAATCCGGCCGTTTTCGCGAGCAAAATGGCCTTGCCGTTCCATGATGAGAAGAACTGTTTCCTGCTTACCGGACTTGACCTGAGCCGTGACCTCACTGCCAATCGGCGCCTGCTGCTGTACGGCATGGGCAGCAGCGCCATCGTCCTGGTATTGGTCGTATTCTACGCCTTGCTGCTGAGCCGCCGTCTGACGCGGCCATTGCGGCAGATCGTGCATATCGCGCAACGCATGCCGGCCGAGCTGCAAACCATTGCCTGGCCGGCGGCAACGGATGATGAGATCGGCATCCTCAACGGCTCCCTGCAGAGCATGACCGCGCAGCTGAAATCGACCATCGACCAGCTGCAGCAGGCCCAGCAACGGGCCGAGGAGGCCAATCGCGCCAAATCCCAGTTCCTGGTCAACATGAGCCATGAAATCCGCACCCCCATGAACGGGGTTATGGGCATGACGGAACTGTTGCTGGACAGTCCCCTGGCGGACAATCAGAAACAGATCGCCGAAACCATCGCCCAGTCCGGCCGGGCATTGCTGCACATCATCAACGACATCCTCGATTTCAGCAGACTGGAAGCCGGAAAACTGCAACTTGAAACCATCCCTTTCGATATCTGCCGGCTCATCGAGGATGCCGTCGGCCTGTTTGCCGTCAAGGCCCAGGCCAAAGGGCTGGAACTGGTTCTGGACATTGCCGGTGAGCTGCCTCCGGTGCTGGTGGGCGACCCGGGCCGTTTGCGCCAGGTGCTGGTGAATCTGCTCAGCAACGCGGTCAAATTCACCGACCGGGGCTATATCCTGATCACGCTGAAATGCCGACCGGGCCACGACGGGACAACCCTCATTCACATCGATGTGCGCGACTCCGGCATCGGCATCCCGGCAGAGCATATCCCCCGCCTGTTTCAACCCTTCTCGCAGGCCGATGGCTCCACCACACGCAAATACGGCGGCAGCGGTCTCGGACTGTCGATCTGCCGCGATCTGATCGGGCATATGGGCGGGCACATCGCTGTCCGCAGCGAGCCGGGCCATGGCTCGCATTTCTGGTTTGAACTGTCTCTGCCCAAAGATCCTGCCGGTCGAACCGGCATGCTCGCCGGGATTTCGGAATTCCGGAAAAAACGGGCGCTGGTGATCGATTCCCATCCGCTGGTCCGCCGCAGCATCAAACGCCAGCTGCGCCGTTGGGGACTGGCCTGCATTACCGCGTCGAATGGCCGCCAGGGGCTGGAATTGCTGACCATGCAGAATTTCCATTTCGTACTGACCAACGCGACCTTGCCCGATTTTTCGGGGGAAGAACTGATGCGCCGCATGGCCTCGCTGGCATCCGTGCCGCCGCCACAGGTCATCATCCTGAAACCGGCCGGGCACCCTTGCCCCGCATTCGATGGTGACGGCATAAGGTTCATCGGTGATATCAGCAAACCGGTACGTCCTTCCGAACTGCTGCTGAACCTGACCACGCCCCCTGCCCGGCCGTCGGCGGCGCCCGAGGAAAACACGGATCCGGTTTCTTGCGGCCGCCCGGAAAAGACCCGGCCGCCCCGGGCCCGAATATTGCTGGCCGAGGACAATGAAGTCAACCGGCAGGTGGCTGTCGGCATGCTCGAAAAATATGGCTGCGCGGTAGATACCGTCGGCGACGGGACGAAAGCCCTGCAGGGTTTCAAGACCGGCAACTACGATCTGGTTTTCATGGATTGCCAGATGCCGGATATGGACGGCTATCAGGCCACGCAGATGATACGGCAATGGGAAAAACGAAACCGCCCGGCGGCTACGCCGATCATCGCCATGACGGCCCATACTCAAAGCGGCGATCGGGAGAAGTGCCTCGCCGCAGGCATGGACGATTACCTTGGAAAACCCTTCACGCTGCTCCAGGTCGGGGCCATGCTGAACCGGTGGCTGAGCATCCTCGACCATCGGCGCAGTTCCGGTGATGAAACCGTGGATGGATCCTTTTCGCTGGAACCCGGGCAGGACCGGCAACCGCCCCCGCCTACGGTTGCCATCGACCGGACCAGGCTCGCCACCATCAAATCCCTGGAGGGGCAGCAGCAGCCGGGGTTGCTCGCCCGGGTTATCCAGATCTACCTGAAGGAATCGCCCAGGGTTTTGCAAAACATGGAACAGGCCCTGCAGAACGGCCACATGCGCATGGTTTTCCAACTGGCCCACACCCTCAAATCGAGCAGTGCCAATCTTGGTGCCCTGTCCCTGGCCGATCTGTGCCGCAAAATGGAAGGCGCCGGAGACCTGCCGCCCAGCCAGCGCGATCGGTTGATGGCATCCATCCAGAACGAGTATAATCGCGTTCAATTCGCCCTGATCCAGGAAGGAGGCCAGGGATGACAGCGGAAAACCTGAACCATGCCGCGATGATCCAGATCGTGGATGATGACTGCAGCATGCGCCTGCTGGCCCGCGCCACCCTCGAGCAGGCCGGGTTTTTGGTTATCGAAGCCGAAGATGGCGCCAGAGGTTTGGCCCAGTTCCGCAGCATGCGCCCCGACCTGATGCTGCTGGACGTGGTAATGCCCGGCATGGACGGGTTTTCCGTGTGTCGAACGCTGCGCGGCCTGCCGGAATACCAGGATATCCCGATCATCATGCTGACCGGGCTGGAAGATGCCAACCTCATTCAGAAAGCCTTTGATGCCGGCGCCACCGATTTTATCTGCAAACCGATCAACTGGCTGCTGCTGCGTTATCGGGTCATGCACATATTACGCACCGCCCGTCTGCATGAAGACCTCAAGGCCAGCCGCAGTCGCCTGTCCCTGGCCCAGCGTATTGCCAAACTCGGGCACTGGCAGCTGGACTTCGATTCGGGGCGTTTTACCTGCAGCAGGGATCTTCGCAACCTGCTCGGGATCGAGGATAAAGCCCGCCTCTCAAGTCCCGAAGATCTGTTGCAGACCGTTCATCCCGATGACCTGCCCCAGGTGCGGGAAACCCTGGAGCAGGCTATCGCTTTGCGCCAGCCCTACCAGGTCCGCTATCGCATCATGGCAGGGGAAGAGGAGCGCCATATCAGCAGCCAGGGCGAAATCGAAAAAACCGATGCCCGCCGGCCCCGCGCCATCACCGCAATCGTACAGGATGTTTCCGATCTCCAGCAGGCCGAACAGAAAATATTCGGTCTGGCCCACTTCGACACTTTGACCGGCCTGGCCAAACGCCGGTTTTTCATCGACACCCTGGACGCGGCCATCGATTCCGCGCGGCACAACCATGCAAAGCTGGCCGTGCTGCTGCTCGACCTGGACCGTTTCAAACGCATCAACGAGTCCTTCGGCCACATGATCGGCGATCAGGTGCTGCTGACCATCGCCAAACGCATTCGCCAATGCCTGCAGCAATGCGACATTCTGCTCCCGGGCAATACGCTCTGCGATTATTGCATAGCCCGCTTCAGCGGCAATGAATTTGCCATTCTGCTGCCCGAAGTGCTTGACGAGGAACAGGTCAGCCAGGTCGCGCGGCTCCTCATAAAAGCCATCGCCCAACCCTTCAGCTTCGGCCATTGCGAGGTCTTGCTCACTACCAGTATCGGCATCTGCCTGTTTCCCGAAGGCGCCGACAGCCAGGAAGACCTGATCCGCCACGCCAACATTGCCATGCAGGATGCCAAAACCCGGGGACGCGACTCGTTCCGCAAATATCATCCCGCCATGGATGAGCCGATCCAGGACCACCTGATTCTTGAAAACGATCTTCGCAAAGCGCTTAAAAACGACGAATTCGTCCTCCACCTTCAGCCACAGGTCGACATGCGCAGCGGCTGGATTTTCGGGGCCGAGGCGCTGATCCGCTGGAAGCATCCCCAGCAGGGCCTGAAGTCCCCCGGGTCCTTTCTGCCGGTCGCCATTGAATCGAACCTGATCATCGACATCGACCGCTGGGTTCTGGGCCAGGCCTGCGATCTGATCGCCCGCTGGCGGACCGCGGGCCTGGGCGACCTGCGACTGTCGGTAAATGTTTCGGGGCAACTGTTCGCCCATGACAACATTGCCGATCTTGTCGCAGAACTGATCCTGCAAAGTGGTATCCGCCCCTGCCAGCTGGAAATCGAACTGACCGAAAACACCATCATGCAGAATAACCTGAAAACCGTCAGCCACCTGAGCCGCCTCAAAAACCTGGGGGTGCAGATCGCCATCGATGATTTCGGCACCGGCTACTCCTCCCTCAGCTATCTGCGGAATTTTCCCATCGACACATTGAAAATCGACCGATCCTTTATCCGCGATCTGACCGAAGCCCCCAGCGCCATCGCCATCACCCGGGCGATCATCGCTCTCGGTGAAAGCCTTGGCCTGACCATCATCTGCGAAGGGATCGAAACGCCTCACCAGAAAGAGATGCTCATGGATCTGGGCTGCCACCACGCCCAGGGTTACCTGTTTGGCCGGCCGGACACCCTCGAAAGTTTCACCCGGCGTCTGCAACGCCAGCAACAGCAGCCGGCGCCTTTCGCATAAGCGGCCGCCATCGGACGCCAGCAAGACCCGAAAGCTTCTTTATCGACTATACTTTACTTAGAAAAGAGTCTCGGGAGCAACCCATCGTCATTTACCAACCGGGGATAGCGGCCCATGCCGGAAAAAATACTGCTCGCCCGAAAAGTCACCCCGACCACCGACCGCCTCTACCGCATGCTGCGGGAAAAAGGTTATTTTATCCTCAATGCCTCGGATCTTGACGAAACCCTTCACGCCCTGCGTGAGCGTCCGGACCTGCTGATGTTCGATACCGAAATTGCCGAGAAACCGAGGCCGGAGCAGTGGCCGCCGATGATCCGTTTTTTCCGTGAACATCCCTTGCCCTGCCTGCTCTTTTCCTCCAACGGGCGCCATCCGATTCCCGTCAAGCCGCTGGCTCCCTGGACCACCGACAGCCTGCGGCATCCCGTCGATATTCGGGAGGTGGAGTACAAAGTCGCCAGTCAGCTGAACCTCCGCAGGTTGACCTACGAGCGGGATCTCGCCCAGCGGCTGCTGCTGCAAAAGCAGAAGGAACTGGACGAAAACCGCCGCTCCGCCGCGCAAATCCAGCGTGCCCTGCTGCCGACAGGGCAGCCCGCCAAGGCAAACCTCGATTGCGC
This portion of the Syntrophotalea acetylenica genome encodes:
- a CDS encoding histidine triad nucleotide-binding protein, which encodes MADNCLFCKIIAGEIPGTFIYQDDRLVVLQDIAPQSPHHYLIIPRKHIRTTLDLAAEDNDLVGHVYQVAARLAEQHGFAEGGFRVVNNCNEGAGQTVWHLHFHLLGGRILTWPPG
- a CDS encoding ATP-binding protein, translating into MMLLRLELQAFGCFVDEAIDFAPGMNLVSGPNESGKSTLAQAVPSVLFGAPDVARIMPWERPGMCRAAVVLTSGERRIRVTRDFVSGKVQWFEGTLDSELQQKFCGFPEAADAVADRAAYLACLRDGLGLCQREFLEAMLYRDTFNGVGGLPTDHLEICLSDGGAGAMQERLKDLQAEYLALSSANPWGLPCAGDGQLEVIARQLGELEQEWFALQDTIRGLQNSEAAREGGETVSDQDIVTQGEVATDCSRSAEAFSQTAATPLLAEHGVQGDLNDQRAALEAELAKTGLPRHMPCELSELLIAHGELRQAMAEQKRALGARQEERRRCRMPSRKGPGIQLAGVWAAALFWARLQSGWLAAGSGLLATAAVVGWHFRKCLQVREAGRQSDRQIDALEQGVGELQEQLNVLNERLEQLGFALSPVDMVRLQKNLPRHQQLLEQLRSLDTAPAVTGHPDAASSGPAETHGTGDACLASGAAISGTVSAEACPQQSEDPPSAQQNPSGLDELLDARSRIEARGEALRLRETQLKQRRETLRTACDQLREALAEPTSVDRDAFASLLARLLSGLTGGAIEQVRVTEDYQLQLPGPNGNWLSQERFGSATRMLLQLASCMALNGLRDEPLRLPLLLDEPLGNLDKKRRGQALKVLEQYTAGQQVILFSHDEGLRRRAMREGWHLLSLGGEGLKVAAGGEEKHNDGGQLSFL
- a CDS encoding SAM-dependent methyltransferase; this encodes MNRVCFVGAGPGDPMLLTLRGAALLKRCRAVFTFPPLDQSFAGLIGDRPVFDPFDFGFDDLLARLDMLLTEGDVVFLQPGDLTFFSPFQALIEALGDRAEVVPGVGVANAASALLKRTLNLSGSCTRTILVSTRALAESPGAPSLEDVARPGVTLLIYMNHYPLAELVARLRSGYGCNQPVALVHRVSLPGQRLLIGTLDDIAGKAQQCPFWGPQGRADLTLIITGEALGARADRGWWDKRREGGHRHRPV
- a CDS encoding TlyA family RNA methyltransferase — encoded protein: MGKNTGQKERLDKLLVVRGMAQSRERARALILAGQVVVDHHTIDKAGAQVSTDVSLRLKGEDIPYVSRGGLKLEKALETFAIDVSDKVAMDVGASTGGFTDCLLQRGALRVYAVDVGYGQLAWSLRQDSRVINLERTNIRHLRPEALSERPVLAVIDASFISLDKVLPATLALLADRAEVVALIKPQFEVGRGAVGKGGVVRDAGQHQAVVERIAQLAETLDCQVLGITESPILGPKGNREFLIYLRKGADA
- a CDS encoding ABC transporter substrate binding protein, with protein sequence MKVAFLYNSPVGDGGWNHAHELARLKLGRAFPSVKTLALASVSREDAPDVMENLIRQGVRALFATDAGFSAAAARLAGQHPEVMFFVCGGRYRAPNVISYGGKIHQPAYLSGILAASMSVRQRLGFLGEAADPAAVRALNAFVLGARSVRPAIAVEAAWCDGPPEQAARLVRKFSGNGVDVYFNGIRHPSPMQVAMDHGMFAIGYATDLSRYASERLLTSAIYDWSVFYAEAIRALQAGTLPPGSRYQGLETGVTALGTISPLVPVKVVQQVKAREKALKEGRLQVFSGPIHDASGQLRVARGTSASETQLDVMDWLLPGIRIIAPTRLESSDRLRVFIVQSYGNDDVCGIPQEIGIREVLRHRFGKRLDVRVHYMNTKTVNSSPGRMRTEAARVLKKIRAFAPQLVFTLDDNAFREVGLQLVGQPFPVVFSGLNGQPRDYHRAVPFLDRQGLPVRNVTGVYEKLHLQAALNVMREAMPDLRHVVALLDRTPTGQAIRKQLQIEMRGAANGIRLSIRSVATMQEYLREIHAINASPEVQAVYPLVLSIKNKNNQSIGPHETLRTYLRHCRKPGIPLNFSFAQLGLFGGASVDFAAMGQQAGNMGVKLLQHHDIRTLPIESAERSVITFNTRRAAMLGIEIPHTLLTSAELYTSMPLLKTSGSASAGAKGTPCKK
- a CDS encoding response regulator, which translates into the protein MQKIVFRKSLTCKLLLAILPMPMLITLIGFLIFGRVTTNHILQNGHTKLQQLEQIHRGLFIAQLDNFREQSLRIASDNQLIIPLKLDVSFQLKAYLDLLREQNDLACLAVFTPEAVPVAAIGQLPQHNPDRLASYLNRAITREPLAFFSDMADKGKPSRLAMMTYTPILSGTRVIGVLFTGKTLRLGPAFTNSLLVGFGTVQSRSNDSEFLLPLVQSARTRSFGGLVRSDNPAVFASKMALPFHDEKNCFLLTGLDLSRDLTANRRLLLYGMGSSAIVLVLVVFYALLLSRRLTRPLRQIVHIAQRMPAELQTIAWPAATDDEIGILNGSLQSMTAQLKSTIDQLQQAQQRAEEANRAKSQFLVNMSHEIRTPMNGVMGMTELLLDSPLADNQKQIAETIAQSGRALLHIINDILDFSRLEAGKLQLETIPFDICRLIEDAVGLFAVKAQAKGLELVLDIAGELPPVLVGDPGRLRQVLVNLLSNAVKFTDRGYILITLKCRPGHDGTTLIHIDVRDSGIGIPAEHIPRLFQPFSQADGSTTRKYGGSGLGLSICRDLIGHMGGHIAVRSEPGHGSHFWFELSLPKDPAGRTGMLAGISEFRKKRALVIDSHPLVRRSIKRQLRRWGLACITASNGRQGLELLTMQNFHFVLTNATLPDFSGEELMRRMASLASVPPPQVIILKPAGHPCPAFDGDGIRFIGDISKPVRPSELLLNLTTPPARPSAAPEENTDPVSCGRPEKTRPPRARILLAEDNEVNRQVAVGMLEKYGCAVDTVGDGTKALQGFKTGNYDLVFMDCQMPDMDGYQATQMIRQWEKRNRPAATPIIAMTAHTQSGDREKCLAAGMDDYLGKPFTLLQVGAMLNRWLSILDHRRSSGDETVDGSFSLEPGQDRQPPPPTVAIDRTRLATIKSLEGQQQPGLLARVIQIYLKESPRVLQNMEQALQNGHMRMVFQLAHTLKSSSANLGALSLADLCRKMEGAGDLPPSQRDRLMASIQNEYNRVQFALIQEGGQG